A portion of the Francisella uliginis genome contains these proteins:
- the dnaB gene encoding replicative DNA helicase, whose amino-acid sequence MDYQFKAAETTYSIEAEKAILGNILLNNQNIELVEDLLLIEDFFDKRHRIIYKQINILNQANTPFDVLILSEYLATEGLLEEAGGEVYIVDLAANTPSVSNIKIYANIVKDKAKLRSLQSSVNDIVQKIYSADSKNPDEVIDYAESRILDIAKERETLTKGPESIKSVIPKLVDRMSAIVDAGTGLTGASTGFIDLDKMTSGLQRANLGIIAARPSMGKTVLGINIAQNVAKISEKPVLVFSLEMPSEDIVTRMLASQARVEMNLLKECNRLNDAHWVKITKAMKDLSDMPLYIDDTSSLTPAEMRSRARRLYNEHDGLSMILIDYLQLMKIPGYETNRTLEVSEISRSLKALAKELDIPVIALSQLNRAVDDRKDKRPMMSDLRESGAIEQDADLIMFIYRDEVYNKDKEDNKNLGEIIIGKQRNGPIGAVHVRFDGQFASFANLTNENDNILPGDIGYNE is encoded by the coding sequence ATGGATTATCAATTTAAAGCTGCTGAGACTACTTATTCAATTGAAGCAGAAAAAGCAATACTCGGAAATATACTTTTAAATAACCAGAATATTGAGTTAGTTGAAGATTTGCTTTTAATAGAAGACTTTTTTGATAAAAGACATAGAATTATTTATAAGCAAATTAATATTCTAAATCAAGCCAATACACCTTTTGATGTTTTAATTCTAAGTGAATATCTTGCTACGGAAGGACTTCTTGAAGAGGCTGGTGGAGAGGTTTATATTGTTGATCTAGCAGCAAATACTCCATCTGTTTCAAATATTAAAATTTATGCAAACATCGTTAAAGATAAAGCTAAGTTGAGAAGCCTACAAAGTAGTGTAAATGATATAGTCCAGAAAATATATTCAGCTGATTCAAAAAATCCGGATGAGGTTATTGATTATGCTGAAAGTAGAATATTAGATATTGCCAAAGAGAGAGAGACTCTTACAAAAGGTCCTGAATCTATAAAATCTGTTATTCCTAAGCTGGTTGATCGTATGAGTGCGATTGTTGATGCTGGTACCGGATTGACCGGAGCTTCAACAGGGTTTATTGATCTGGATAAAATGACTTCTGGATTACAAAGAGCTAACTTGGGTATTATAGCAGCTAGGCCGTCTATGGGTAAAACAGTACTTGGTATTAATATTGCTCAAAATGTTGCAAAAATATCTGAAAAGCCAGTGTTAGTTTTTAGTTTAGAGATGCCTTCAGAAGATATTGTAACAAGAATGCTAGCAAGCCAAGCTCGAGTTGAAATGAATCTTTTAAAAGAATGTAATCGTTTAAATGATGCACATTGGGTTAAAATTACTAAAGCAATGAAAGATCTTAGTGATATGCCACTGTATATAGATGATACATCTAGTTTAACTCCAGCAGAGATGCGTTCTAGAGCACGTAGATTATATAATGAGCATGACGGTTTATCGATGATTTTGATAGATTATCTTCAGTTGATGAAAATTCCTGGATATGAGACAAATAGGACTCTTGAGGTATCTGAAATTTCAAGATCATTAAAAGCTTTGGCTAAAGAGCTTGATATACCTGTTATAGCGTTATCGCAGTTAAATAGGGCGGTTGATGATCGTAAGGATAAGCGTCCTATGATGTCAGACTTAAGAGAGTCTGGAGCAATTGAGCAAGATGCTGATTTGATCATGTTTATTTATAGGGATGAAGTTTATAATAAAGATAAAGAGGATAATAAGAATCTAGGTGAGATAATTATCGGTAAGCAACGTAATGGGCCTATAGGTGCTGTCCATGTTAGATTTGATGGTCAGTTTGCAAGCTTTGCTAATTTGACTAACGAAAATGATAATATTTTGCCAGGTGATATTGGTTATAATGAATAG
- the rplI gene encoding 50S ribosomal protein L9: protein MQVILKEKVENLGVLGDIVNVKPGYARNFLIPFGKAVQATKANIEVFEAQKAELEKAEKARFDAAVATAESIKDKVYTIEAQAGDGGKLFGSVGTAEVAEAVSKESGKEIEKSQVRMPEGVIRTIGEFELSIHVYTDVDADIKVNVVAMQS, encoded by the coding sequence ATGCAAGTTATTTTAAAAGAAAAAGTTGAAAATCTTGGTGTATTAGGTGATATCGTAAACGTAAAACCTGGTTATGCTAGAAACTTCCTTATCCCTTTTGGTAAGGCTGTTCAAGCTACAAAAGCAAACATTGAAGTTTTTGAAGCTCAAAAAGCTGAGCTAGAAAAAGCTGAAAAAGCTAGATTCGATGCAGCAGTTGCTACAGCTGAGTCAATCAAAGACAAAGTTTATACTATCGAAGCTCAAGCTGGAGATGGAGGTAAGCTATTTGGATCAGTAGGTACTGCAGAAGTTGCTGAAGCTGTTTCTAAAGAATCTGGTAAAGAAATTGAAAAAAGCCAAGTTCGTATGCCAGAAGGTGTTATCAGAACAATTGGTGAATTTGAATTATCAATTCATGTTTATACAGATGTAGATGCAGACATTAAAGTAAATGTTGTAGCTATGCAAAGTTAG
- the rpsR gene encoding 30S ribosomal protein S18 — translation MSRRKVCRFTVEGVKEIDYKDVNKLKAYITETGKIVPSRVTGTSAKYQRQLSTAIKRARFLALLPYCDRHFN, via the coding sequence TCGTAAAGTTTGCCGTTTCACTGTTGAAGGCGTAAAAGAAATTGATTATAAAGATGTAAATAAGTTAAAGGCTTATATTACTGAAACAGGTAAGATTGTTCCTAGTCGTGTAACAGGTACATCTGCTAAGTATCAAAGACAATTGTCTACAGCTATTAAAAGAGCTAGATTCTTAGCGTTATTACCATACTGTGATCGTCACTTTAACTAA